The following proteins come from a genomic window of Maribacter sp. HTCC2170:
- a CDS encoding endo alpha-1,4 polygalactosaminidase — translation MEFLKHGLFVLLFFLNCNNSSSTQVSDSISANRDYRKDMRDFVIDISTYAKSKKSGFSVIPQNGIELVTDSGLPGGNPNLPYLEAIDANGQENLFYGYNGDNKSTSKKTSSYLVELLKVSQNAGNSILITDYCDSKKKIKNSYRKNSEMRFIPFAATERDLTNIPNLPQPCGAENSNDVLRIDAAKNFLFFLNYENYPTKISLMKGLSKSNHDALIIDLFANDGYVFSAEDINLLKIKANGGKRQVICYMSIGEAEDYRYYWDADWKTNKPTWLDEENKNWAGNYKVKYWDTNWQKLIIGSEESYLDKILASDFDGVYLDIIDGFEYYENR, via the coding sequence TTATTGTTCTTTTTAAATTGTAATAACAGTTCTTCAACACAAGTTTCCGATTCGATTTCCGCAAATCGTGACTACCGAAAAGACATGCGTGATTTTGTGATTGATATCAGCACCTACGCCAAGTCCAAGAAATCAGGATTTTCTGTAATACCACAAAATGGTATAGAGTTGGTCACCGATAGTGGCTTACCAGGTGGCAACCCTAATTTGCCTTATCTCGAAGCAATTGATGCAAATGGTCAAGAAAATCTATTTTATGGTTATAATGGCGATAACAAATCGACCTCAAAAAAAACAAGTTCTTATTTAGTTGAATTATTAAAAGTTTCTCAGAATGCTGGGAACTCTATCTTAATTACTGACTATTGTGATTCTAAGAAAAAAATTAAGAATTCCTATCGAAAGAACTCGGAAATGCGTTTTATACCGTTTGCTGCGACAGAAAGAGACCTTACTAACATACCCAATTTACCTCAACCATGTGGAGCTGAAAACAGTAATGATGTTCTAAGAATTGATGCTGCCAAGAATTTCTTGTTTTTTTTGAATTATGAAAACTATCCAACGAAAATTTCCTTGATGAAGGGACTTTCAAAAAGTAATCATGATGCCCTTATCATAGATCTTTTTGCCAATGATGGTTATGTTTTTAGCGCTGAAGATATTAATCTCCTAAAAATCAAGGCAAATGGAGGTAAAAGGCAGGTAATCTGTTATATGTCCATTGGCGAGGCCGAGGATTATAGATATTATTGGGATGCTGATTGGAAAACAAACAAACCAACTTGGTTAGATGAGGAAAATAAGAATTGGGCAGGAAATTATAAAGTGAAATATTGGGACACAAATTGGCAAAAATTAATCATAGGTAGCGAAGAGTCTTACTTGGACAAAATATTGGCTTCCGATTTCGATGGGGTCTACCTTGATATCATAGATGGTTTTGAATATTATGAGAATCGTTGA